A genomic stretch from Zeimonas sediminis includes:
- a CDS encoding XRE family transcriptional regulator — MSPESRARSESKQRAMLAEMALSELRKARGLSQRELAEALHVQQPSIAKIEKRTDMYISTLRAHIEAMGGELEVIARFPEGSIRIRNFADLERERTS, encoded by the coding sequence ATGTCGCCCGAGTCCCGGGCGCGTTCCGAATCGAAGCAGCGCGCCATGCTCGCCGAAATGGCCCTGTCGGAGCTCCGCAAGGCGCGAGGGCTGTCCCAGAGGGAACTGGCCGAAGCGCTGCACGTGCAACAGCCCTCGATCGCGAAGATCGAGAAGCGCACCGACATGTACATCTCGACCTTGCGCGCCCATATCGAGGCCATGGGGGGCGAGCTGGAGGTGATCGCACGCTTTCCGGAAGGTTCGATCAGGATCAGGAACTTCGCGGATCTGGAGCGAGAGCGGACCTCTTAG
- a CDS encoding NADH:flavin oxidoreductase/NADH oxidase produces MSTPLLFTPMALRGLTLRNRIVVAPMHQYAAEKGFANDWHLMNAGRYAAGGVGLVMMESTKVERRGCGTVGDLGLWDDAFVPGLKRIVDFAHSCGSAIGIQLGHSGRKARAARPWEGGRPLRPDPAIEDWDAWELVAPSALPADENSPVPRALSASEIADVVQAFGRAAARAHAAGFDTVEIHGAHGFLIHEFLSPAANQRTDAYGGSDANRRRFALEVAECVRANWPEGKPLFMRLSVDDDAGWGPAESVALARELKTVGVDVVDCSAGGILARPVSSAPIGYGYQVPFAQRLREEAGVKTMAVGLIVHHDQAERILQEGRADLIALAREMLYNPNWALDAACKMGLPDAFATVPPAAGWWLGKRAAAMPGLVTSTGGSKKGGA; encoded by the coding sequence ATGAGCACCCCGCTGCTGTTCACCCCGATGGCCCTGCGCGGCCTGACCCTGCGCAACCGCATCGTCGTCGCGCCGATGCACCAGTACGCCGCCGAGAAAGGCTTCGCGAACGACTGGCACCTGATGAACGCCGGGCGCTACGCCGCGGGCGGCGTCGGGCTGGTGATGATGGAGTCGACGAAGGTCGAGCGGCGCGGCTGCGGCACGGTGGGCGACCTGGGCCTGTGGGACGACGCCTTCGTGCCGGGCCTGAAGCGGATCGTCGATTTCGCGCATTCCTGCGGGTCCGCGATCGGCATTCAGCTCGGCCACTCCGGACGCAAGGCCCGCGCCGCCCGCCCCTGGGAAGGCGGCCGACCGCTTCGGCCCGACCCGGCCATCGAGGACTGGGACGCCTGGGAGCTGGTCGCGCCCAGCGCGCTGCCCGCCGACGAGAACTCGCCGGTGCCGCGCGCGCTGTCGGCGAGCGAGATCGCCGACGTGGTCCAGGCCTTCGGCCGCGCCGCGGCCCGCGCGCACGCGGCCGGCTTCGACACGGTCGAGATCCACGGCGCCCACGGCTTCCTGATCCACGAGTTCCTGTCCCCCGCGGCCAACCAGCGCACCGACGCCTACGGCGGCAGCGACGCGAACCGCCGGCGCTTCGCGCTCGAGGTCGCCGAGTGCGTGCGCGCGAACTGGCCAGAGGGCAAGCCGCTGTTCATGCGGCTGTCGGTCGACGACGACGCCGGCTGGGGCCCGGCCGAAAGCGTGGCGCTCGCCAGGGAACTGAAGACAGTCGGCGTGGACGTCGTCGACTGCAGCGCCGGCGGCATCCTGGCCCGGCCGGTCAGCAGCGCGCCGATCGGCTACGGCTACCAGGTGCCCTTCGCGCAGCGGCTGCGCGAGGAAGCCGGCGTGAAGACGATGGCGGTGGGCCTGATCGTGCACCACGACCAGGCCGAGCGCATCCTGCAGGAAGGCCGCGCCGACCTGATCGCGCTCGCGCGCGAGATGCTCTACAACCCGAACTGGGCGCTCGACGCCGCCTGCAAGATGGGCCTGCCCGATGCGTTCGCCACGGTGCCTCCGGCGGCGGGCTGGTGGCTGGGCAAGCGGGCGGCGGCGATGCCGGGGCTGGTGACGTCGACCGGCGGGTCCAAGAAGGGTGGCGCGTAG
- the dbpA gene encoding ATP-dependent RNA helicase DbpA, with the protein MTDDNTSSRSGAISPRAGAASPHAGANPAPADATFDTLPLSPAVLANLRRLGYERMTPIQAASLPLALAGRDLVAQAKTGSGKTAAFALPLLARLDARSFAVQALVLCPTRELAEQVTQEIRRLARAEDNIKVLTLCGGATMRPQVASLAHGAHVVVGTPGRIMDHLARESLSLAALNTLVLDEADRMLDMGFADDIGYVVNRCPSDRQTLLFSATYPPGVIGMAKRFMRNPAEVKLAERHAATKIRQRFYEVEEDQRLAAVGLLLDHFRPVSTLAFCNTKQRCSELAELLRAQGIVALELHGDLEQRDRDQVLVQFANRSCSVLVATDVAARGLDIAGLEAVINVDVTPDAEVHVHRVGRTGRADEAGWAFSLVSPNEMGLVARIEKMQGAECEWHSLGELTPSPDPQPLRPPMVTLQILGGRKEKIRPGDVLGALTKDLGFDAGQVGKINVNEWSTYVAVAREIARDALRGLNAGKVKGKTVKARRI; encoded by the coding sequence ATGACCGACGACAACACCTCCTCGCGCTCCGGCGCAATCTCGCCGCGCGCCGGCGCGGCCTCCCCGCACGCCGGCGCGAACCCCGCGCCCGCCGACGCGACCTTCGACACCCTTCCCCTCTCGCCCGCGGTCCTGGCCAACCTTCGGCGCCTCGGCTACGAGCGCATGACGCCGATCCAGGCCGCCAGCCTGCCGCTGGCCCTGGCCGGCCGCGACCTGGTCGCGCAGGCCAAGACCGGCAGCGGCAAGACGGCGGCCTTCGCGCTGCCGCTGCTCGCCCGGCTCGACGCCCGCAGCTTCGCGGTGCAGGCGCTGGTGCTGTGCCCCACCCGGGAGCTCGCCGAGCAGGTCACGCAAGAGATCCGGCGCCTGGCCCGCGCCGAGGACAACATCAAGGTGCTGACGCTGTGCGGCGGCGCGACGATGCGCCCGCAGGTCGCCAGCCTGGCCCACGGGGCGCACGTGGTCGTGGGCACGCCCGGCCGCATCATGGACCACCTGGCGCGCGAGTCACTGTCGCTGGCCGCGCTGAACACGCTGGTGCTCGACGAGGCCGACCGGATGCTCGACATGGGCTTCGCCGACGACATCGGCTACGTCGTGAACCGGTGCCCGTCGGACCGCCAGACCCTGCTGTTCTCGGCGACCTATCCGCCCGGCGTGATCGGCATGGCGAAGCGCTTCATGCGCAACCCCGCCGAGGTCAAGCTCGCCGAGCGCCACGCGGCCACCAAGATCCGCCAGCGCTTCTACGAAGTGGAAGAGGACCAGCGCCTGGCGGCGGTCGGCCTTCTGCTCGATCACTTCCGGCCGGTCAGCACGCTGGCCTTCTGCAACACCAAGCAGCGCTGCAGCGAGCTGGCCGAGTTGCTGCGGGCGCAGGGCATCGTGGCGCTGGAGCTGCACGGCGACCTGGAGCAGCGCGACCGCGACCAGGTGCTGGTGCAGTTCGCCAACCGGAGTTGCAGCGTGCTGGTGGCCACCGACGTGGCCGCGCGCGGCTTGGACATCGCCGGGCTCGAGGCGGTGATCAACGTCGACGTGACCCCCGACGCGGAGGTGCACGTGCACCGCGTGGGCCGCACCGGCCGCGCCGACGAGGCCGGCTGGGCGTTCAGCCTGGTGAGCCCGAACGAGATGGGGCTCGTCGCCCGGATCGAGAAGATGCAGGGCGCCGAATGCGAGTGGCACTCGCTGGGCGAGCTGACGCCCTCGCCCGACCCGCAGCCGCTGCGCCCGCCGATGGTCACGCTGCAGATCCTCGGCGGCCGCAAGGAGAAGATCCGCCCCGGCGACGTGCTGGGCGCGCTGACCAAGGACCTGGGCTTCGACGCCGGCCAGGTCGGCAAGATCAACGTGAACGAGTGGTCGACCTACGTGGCGGTGGCGCGCGAGATCGCCCGCGACGCGCTGCGCGGGCTGAACGCGGGCAAGGTCAAGGGCAAGACGGTGAAGGCGCGGCGGATCTGA
- a CDS encoding type II toxin-antitoxin system RelE/ParE family toxin, with protein MFRGGYDCPPRWDVEYTNEFGDWWASLSEGEQESVAASVGLLEACGPALGYPHSSGVRASRHGHMRELRTQHEGRPLRTLYAFDPRRSAILLLGGDKTGDDRWYAVNVPIADRLYDEHLVQLRREGLIDG; from the coding sequence ATATTCCGAGGGGGTTATGATTGCCCTCCCCGATGGGACGTCGAATACACGAACGAGTTCGGTGATTGGTGGGCGAGCCTTTCCGAGGGCGAGCAAGAATCCGTTGCGGCCTCGGTCGGACTGCTGGAGGCATGCGGGCCAGCCCTCGGGTATCCGCATAGCAGCGGGGTGCGCGCTTCGAGGCATGGCCACATGCGCGAACTGCGCACACAGCATGAGGGGCGTCCGCTACGAACGCTTTACGCCTTCGATCCCCGCCGCTCGGCAATCCTGCTGCTCGGCGGCGACAAGACGGGCGACGACCGCTGGTACGCGGTCAATGTTCCGATTGCCGATCGCCTGTACGACGAGCACCTCGTGCAACTTCGCAGGGAAGGATTGATAGATGGCTAG